The following nucleotide sequence is from Halogeometricum borinquense DSM 11551.
CGTCGGTTCATCCGCGTGCCGTAGTCGATACTGTCGCGCATCTCTTTGAGGTCTTCAAAAGACGATACACGGCTTCTCGAACTGACTGCTCCACTCCACGATGTGCCGAGACACCTTGTGGAGTCGGTCGCGGACGAACCGTTCCTCACGCCCTTCGAGCGTGTCGTGGGTACTGTCTTTCCCCGCGTTCTGGACGCGCTTCCGCATCGTGAAGTAGCGGTGACGCTCGAATTTGATTTCGGGAAAGTCGATGACCAACGTGTCCTCAACGCCATCCTCGGAGAGTGCGGTGAGAGCCACGTTGTCCTCATTCACGTCTACACCCACGACCGTTCGTGAGTCGTTCTTGTCTCGAACGGTCTGCTCGGTGTTGGTGACGTTGACGTGCAACTCGGCGTTGTCGTTGTGGAACAAGGCTTCTGCCGTCCCAATCTTCCACCCGTCGCTTTCGAGTGCGCTCTTGAGAATATCGAGGTGAACGTCACTCCCTTCGAGGACGCCCTTGATGTGGTTGTACGGTTTCGCGCTGATTCGGAACGCCACGTCACCGTCGTCGGTGAGCGACAGGTTGTACCCCTCCTCGTAGTTCGCTCGGAGCGGGTACGCACCGTCCTTGGTGTGGCTCGGCAGTCCGAAGTCGTCGTACTCGTAGTAGTTCTCCATCGAACCGAGAGCCTTCGAAACGATGCGTTGAGTCGTGTTCTTCACGAGGTTGGCGTCGTCGGCCACGCGGTCAGGAATCACCTCCCAGTCCACGCCTTCTTTGGCGAGACGGATGGTTTCGTTGTACACCGAGCGTGCTTCGAGTGTGGCGTCATACAGCAGGCTCTCGTTGTCACTCTGGATGTTGAGTTGGAAGTCCAGCGTCTTGACGAGAGCCTGTGAGTCGGTCATTCTTCGTTTTGTTCGGTGGGTTCTGTGGTTCGGACGACTTTCACGTCGGCTCCACGCCAGCGTTTGGGGACGGTGACGTGGGCACTGTTCCCGAACGGTTTGACTTCACCGTCGAGAACTTCCTCGCCGTCGATTTCAAAGCGATTCGCCATATCTGTGTATATCCTTTGGATATACTTAACTGTGTTGGTGGAGTGGGTGCGATATGGGCGAGAAGCGGTCGAATCACACGGTGTACAACGTCAACTACCACTTCGTGTGGTGTCCCAAGTACCGAAACGCCATCCTCGAACCAATCGAGAACTCGTTGGAAGCGAGTTTCCGCGACGTGTGCGACGAGTACGGTTACGAGATACTGTCGTTGCACATCTCCCCCGACCACGTACACCTGTTCCTTTCTGCCCACCCGAAACACGCGCCAAGCGAGATTGCACGGACTGTCAAGAGCATTACGGCGTGAGAGATGTGGGGCCAGCACGAATCGTACTTGGAAGAATATCTGTGGGGTGGTGGATTCTGGGAGCAGTCGTACTACATCGGAACGTCAGGACAGGTATCAAGCGAGACGATTGAACGGTATATCGAACGAACAGAACACGTCTAAGTGTCGGCTTCACCCTCGGGGTCAAGTCAAGGGAAATCTTCGATTTCCTGTATCCAGCAAATCGCAGAGCGATTTGCGAGACCCCGAGGCACTCGCCTTGTTCATCTGTAGACGCAGTTAAGACCCGTTCGGCCGTTTGATTCGTTTCATCGTGGGCCGTCTCGGGACGTCTCGACTCGTTTTGTACGCTTTGCTCGCCCAGTGTTCTGTATCGCTAATCGGAAGCATTTGACGCACCGCTGATTTATCGGAGCGTCGCAACTCACAGTCGGAGAAACCCGCCCGAATTGGGCGTGTTCGAGAGAAGCCTCAGTGAGACGGTTCGCCTTCAGGTGCCCGCATGTCTTCGATGCGGAGGATAAGGATGTTGCTCGTGTCATCTTTGCCATCAACAATGCCTTCGACAACGAGCTTCGAGAGAGGCGTCGGACCGACGCGCACCTCGTCGCCTTCGTGGAATTCGCGGACGGATCCCTGTACGTGAATCTCCGCACGGCAGAGTTCGGGGTGGTGAACCGACGAGAGGTCGACCTCGTCAACGTTCACGCCTTCGACGGGTTCGCCGTTGTGGAACAGCGGAACCGACGCGGGCTCGTCCATCTGCTCGACGTCGAGTGCCTCGTAGGCGTTCGCCGTCGGCTTGTAGCCGCCCTTGGGACCGGGGACACCCTCGACCAGTTGGAGCGCTTTGAGGCTCTGCATCTGGTTCCGGATGGTTCCGGGGTTGCGGTTTACCTCCTCTGCGATGTCTTCGCCTTTGACAGCGTCCTCTGTTTGCCTGTAGAGGTTGATGAGTGCCGTCAGAATCGTCTTCTGACTGGACGTCAGTTCAATTGATGACATGCAGAAACGTTCGCCGTATACGTCCTTAAATCCGATGGATGGACGGCACGATTACGTCGCCGTACGATAATTTTCGACCATTATTGTGTGATATCTTTTACAAATACACAGTTGGACGAGGTCGATTTTACCTTTCGGTATTGCTTTGTGTCTCCCCGCACCTTCCTGCCACATGCACGACAAACGCGTACTGGTGACCGGTGGGGCCGGATTCATCGGCTCGAACCTCGCCAACCATCTCGCCGACTCGAACGAGGTGATCGCCGTTGACGATCTACATCTTGGGACGCCGGAGAACCTCTCGTCTGCCGTCGAATTCGTCGATGCCAGCGTTCTTGACGACGATTTACCGACCGAGGGAATCGATGTGCTGTTCCATCTCGCGGCGTACTCCTCGTACACGATGGCAGAGGAGAACAAGCGGGCGGCAACACGGGTGAACGTCGAGGGATTCGTCAACGCCGTCGAACAAGCCCGCGAAG
It contains:
- a CDS encoding DUF2080 family transposase-associated protein — protein: MANRFEIDGEEVLDGEVKPFGNSAHVTVPKRWRGADVKVVRTTEPTEQNEE
- a CDS encoding Rrf2 family transcriptional regulator is translated as MSSIELTSSQKTILTALINLYRQTEDAVKGEDIAEEVNRNPGTIRNQMQSLKALQLVEGVPGPKGGYKPTANAYEALDVEQMDEPASVPLFHNGEPVEGVNVDEVDLSSVHHPELCRAEIHVQGSVREFHEGDEVRVGPTPLSKLVVEGIVDGKDDTSNILILRIEDMRAPEGEPSH